The Caldisericia bacterium genomic sequence TGTTAATTTTGTAAGGAAATCATAAATTAAGTCTCCTTTAATTACATCTCCATGTTGAGGTGCAATAACTTCTGGAAGTGGATTTAGAAGACCAATTCTATCAATTGTAAGTAAAAGAGCCTTTTTGGAAGGCATATAAATTTGATGAAATATGGAAATACCCTCAAAAGATTCTTCTGTTGCATAAACTCCTTCTTTCTTTTTTGTGTTAACTCCTGCTAAAAAATCTCCACTAAACAAAACTCTACTTTCAAAATCATAAACCATCATTGCTCCTCTAAAGTGGCAAAAGTAGGCTGGAACAAATTGAATCATATGTCCTGTTCTTGAAATTTTTACAACATCTCTTTTAAGAGTTTCAACTCCTTTAAAATTTCTTTCAGAAATTCCATACATTGAAACTAATCTAAATGTATCAATTGATCCTAAAATTAAAGCATTTGGATTTGCTGAAAGAAATGTTTTTAAATTTGATGTGATATCAGGATCTTGATGGCTAATAAAAATTAAATTTATATTTTGAACTCCTCCTATTAAATCTTTGAGAATTTTAAAAAGTTGTTCATAATCAAGTGGAGTTCCTGGATCAAAAATCATATTGACCCTCTCTTTTCTATCGCTACTTATAAATCTTTTTAAATATATATTTCTATGTAGTTCCTTTTCAGGAGACCTAATTAAGAAAAATTCTTTTCCAATTTCTTGAACAATATAATCCATAAAAAACCTCCAAAATTGTAATAATTTTAAAAAAATTTTTAAATACTAAAAATATTATAATAAATTTATAGGAGGTTTTAAAATGGTTATAGAGGTAAAAGGGCCAGAGATAGAGAAAGATGACATTGAAATTTTGGCAGGAAGAGTATTTTTTAAGTGTATTGATCTTCTTGGTGGATTAAATAAACTTGCACTATATAGAACTTTAACTTGGCTTCCATCTTTGGCTCGTGCATCATTTGCTATTGTTTTAAAAGAGGAGTATCTTAAAACAGAAGATGAAATTGCAAAACATGTAGGACTTACAAAAAATAGTGTAAGAAACATTTTAAGGGCAAAGTTGGATATCCCACCTCAAGAACTTGAAGAGTTTCTTGAAGAGCAAAAAGAGAAGGGTAAAGATTTAAAATTTCATGTTGCTGGAAGCATTGCGAAACTTGCGTATAAACTTGTTAAAGAAGGTGAAGAATCGCAAATTTTAATTGAATTTTCAAGAAAAATTTCTCAAGATGCAATTTATGAATTTGATATACCTTGGGCTTATCTTGTTTTAAAAAATACAAAGGGTTTAAAATATCCAATAAAATCTCAAGATGATTTAGTTGATAAAATTGGCGAAATTAAATTACCTAATGGAAAAGA encodes the following:
- a CDS encoding MBL fold metallo-hydrolase, with product MDYIVQEIGKEFFLIRSPEKELHRNIYLKRFISSDRKERVNMIFDPGTPLDYEQLFKILKDLIGGVQNINLIFISHQDPDITSNLKTFLSANPNALILGSIDTFRLVSMYGISERNFKGVETLKRDVVKISRTGHMIQFVPAYFCHFRGAMMVYDFESRVLFSGDFLAGVNTKKKEGVYATEESFEGISIFHQIYMPSKKALLLTIDRIGLLNPLPEVIAPQHGDVIKGDLIYDFLTKLTNLEVGLDLLSWTQSEKDNLIDTINNFLNSLKEVDSEIYDKLILKLKRVGEFTQVFTFIGDIVEDIKLTPQDAIDYIVRNLHEIENGAPYISLLVNSLTNSGLIDKLPKLKIEREEKELPIE
- a CDS encoding bacterio-opsin activator, encoding MVIEVKGPEIEKDDIEILAGRVFFKCIDLLGGLNKLALYRTLTWLPSLARASFAIVLKEEYLKTEDEIAKHVGLTKNSVRNILRAKLDIPPQELEEFLEEQKEKGKDLKFHVAGSIAKLAYKLVKEGEESQILIEFSRKISQDAIYEFDIPWAYLVLKNTKGLKYPIKSQDDLVDKIGEIKLPNGKEIKDFLSNLKYPIKNPSELLHEIKEKMG